Proteins encoded within one genomic window of Prochlorococcus marinus str. MIT 9515:
- a CDS encoding MFS transporter — protein MKKSLFKPSRKFTLFSAFITLLNDRLSESILLPILPSFVLLFDSKASTYGLLSCTYQLAQFTASPFIGLMSDRYGRRPVTLFCITGSIIGISILSFTVLFDWSNSIATIPLFLLFIARLIDGLSGGTAATATTILADISSPEKRAKTFGLIGVAFGLSFFLGNIFVVIFAKNTNNNFIIPVIIASIIPIINFILVLFYLPETKPQNELNKSPQMLKNPLKKLFKVFKEDKIRKLSLAFFIYFIAFTGLTNILIFFLQESLNWTTKASSGTLVVVGVIAIIVQGGLIGPLVKRFGEMKLTLIGSGFILLACILLITTPKENAAINIYSAVSFLAIGAGLITPTLRALISKKLDGDNQGSILSNLQGLQSLGGVLGIGMAGRVYDDFGPKAPFIAGSIILIFMIYLIAEGRGNKISYN, from the coding sequence GTGAAAAAAAGTTTATTTAAGCCAAGTAGGAAATTCACATTATTCAGTGCTTTTATAACTCTCTTAAATGATCGTTTAAGTGAAAGTATTCTTTTGCCTATTTTACCTTCTTTTGTTTTACTTTTTGATTCAAAAGCAAGTACTTACGGTTTACTATCCTGTACTTATCAATTAGCACAATTTACAGCTTCACCATTTATTGGGCTTATGAGTGACAGATATGGTAGAAGACCTGTAACACTATTTTGTATAACTGGCTCAATAATCGGAATCTCAATACTATCATTTACAGTTTTATTTGATTGGTCAAATTCAATAGCTACTATTCCCTTATTTTTATTATTTATAGCAAGACTTATAGACGGGCTCAGTGGTGGGACTGCAGCAACAGCGACTACCATCCTTGCAGATATTTCTAGCCCTGAAAAAAGAGCCAAAACATTTGGACTTATTGGGGTTGCCTTTGGATTAAGTTTTTTCTTAGGAAATATATTTGTTGTAATTTTTGCTAAAAATACAAATAATAATTTCATTATTCCCGTAATAATAGCTTCAATTATTCCAATTATTAACTTTATACTAGTCCTTTTTTATTTACCAGAAACTAAACCTCAAAACGAATTAAACAAATCACCCCAAATGTTGAAAAATCCTTTAAAAAAATTATTTAAAGTATTTAAAGAAGATAAAATCAGAAAACTATCTCTAGCTTTTTTTATATATTTCATAGCTTTTACTGGACTAACGAACATTTTAATATTCTTCCTTCAAGAGTCTCTTAATTGGACAACTAAGGCATCAAGTGGAACTCTTGTCGTCGTAGGCGTGATAGCAATAATTGTACAGGGTGGACTAATTGGTCCCTTAGTAAAAAGATTTGGCGAAATGAAACTCACCTTAATTGGTTCAGGTTTTATTCTTCTAGCATGTATCCTTTTGATAACTACCCCTAAAGAAAATGCGGCAATAAATATTTATTCTGCAGTATCATTTTTAGCCATAGGTGCAGGATTAATTACACCTACCTTGAGAGCATTAATATCTAAAAAATTAGACGGAGATAACCAAGGATCGATATTAAGTAATTTACAAGGTCTTCAAAGTCTTGGAGGGGTATTAGGTATCGGTATGGCTGGGAGAGTTTATGACGATTTTGGTCCTAAAGCACCATTTATTGCAGGATCAATTATCTTAATTTTTATGATTTACCTTATTGCTGAAGGGAGAGGTAACAAAATTTCTTATAATTAA